The following proteins come from a genomic window of Methylorubrum populi:
- a CDS encoding GNAT family N-acetyltransferase gives MGQATVVDLTDDPDWDEAIWQHPGASIYASRGWGEYKRRIGWDVRRLAIRSDDGQALGFAQIQRRRRWLGHVVLAQGCPILTPLGARRAETVFRAFLDHLELGRLDLLGVNYQQFQTPAAMLALLGHGFAPVVTTRTHTLELDLTREAERIRAGMEGRWRDVLKAAEGNPDLTTGFPTGPAERLSAFETFSGLYAALKRRKGFRNSLDPAAFRDLAAHEPSLLFLEVRERGEPILVRIIHRTLHRWTDFYVASNDRAKVTGAGRLALWRLIERAQREGASVLDLGGIDPAGNPGVYEFKRGICRNAVAANPLWLFSRTRSVRRAATAILATR, from the coding sequence GTGGGTCAAGCGACGGTCGTCGATCTGACGGACGATCCCGATTGGGACGAGGCGATCTGGCAGCATCCGGGCGCCAGCATCTACGCGTCGCGCGGGTGGGGCGAGTACAAGCGCCGCATCGGCTGGGATGTGAGGCGGCTCGCGATCCGCTCAGACGACGGGCAGGCGCTCGGCTTCGCTCAGATCCAGCGCCGACGCCGCTGGCTCGGCCACGTCGTTCTGGCACAGGGCTGCCCGATTCTGACGCCGCTCGGGGCGCGGCGGGCGGAGACGGTGTTCCGCGCCTTCCTCGACCATCTCGAGCTCGGCCGCCTCGACCTGCTCGGCGTCAACTACCAGCAATTCCAAACGCCGGCGGCGATGCTCGCCCTGCTCGGCCACGGCTTCGCTCCGGTCGTCACCACCCGGACCCACACCCTGGAGCTTGACCTGACCCGAGAGGCGGAGCGGATCCGTGCCGGCATGGAGGGCCGCTGGCGCGACGTGCTCAAGGCCGCCGAGGGCAACCCAGACCTCACCACCGGCTTCCCGACGGGGCCGGCCGAGCGCCTGTCCGCCTTCGAGACCTTCAGCGGCCTGTATGCCGCCCTGAAACGGCGCAAGGGCTTCCGCAACAGTCTCGACCCGGCGGCCTTCCGCGATCTGGCCGCCCACGAACCGAGCCTCCTGTTCCTCGAGGTCCGGGAGCGGGGCGAGCCGATCCTGGTGCGGATCATCCACCGCACCTTGCATCGCTGGACGGATTTCTACGTCGCCTCGAACGACCGGGCCAAGGTCACAGGCGCCGGGCGCCTCGCACTCTGGCGCCTGATCGAGCGGGCCCAGCGCGAGGGAGCCTCGGTACTCGATCTCGGCGGCATCGACCCGGCCGGTAATCCGGGCGTCTACGAATTCAAGCGCGGCATCTGCCGCAACGCCGTCGCGGCCAACCCACTCTGGCTCTTCAGCCGGACCCGGTCGGTGCGCCGCGCCGCGACGGCCATCCTGGCCACGCGCTGA